A region from the Kribbella shirazensis genome encodes:
- a CDS encoding LacI family DNA-binding transcriptional regulator encodes MASRITRSPGIKDVAALAGVSASTASKALNGTGQLREETRVRVREAAEKIGFIADSRGRALASGRSFTVGLITTDSSGRFSIPIMLGAEDALSAGEMALVLCDTRDDPLREHHYLKSLVARRVDGIIVTGRRTEQREPVDVPIPVVYAFSPSTDPRDTSVLVDDSGGAASTVQHLLSLGRERIAHVTGPESHLSARIRATATSRAAAGAFTGEPLYGEWSERWGRHAVDVLLRTHPEVDAVTCGSDQIARGVCDRLRELDRSVPGDVAVTGYDNWSVMAMASRPPLTTVDMELEELGRRTANLLLDAIAGSPHPGPLHLPTRLIPRESTLGT; translated from the coding sequence ATGGCGTCACGGATCACCCGCTCGCCAGGAATCAAGGACGTGGCCGCGCTGGCCGGCGTCTCGGCGAGCACGGCGTCGAAGGCGCTCAACGGTACCGGCCAGCTCCGCGAGGAGACCCGGGTGCGGGTCCGGGAGGCCGCCGAGAAGATCGGGTTCATCGCCGACAGCCGCGGCCGCGCGCTCGCATCCGGACGCAGTTTCACGGTCGGGCTGATCACCACGGACAGCTCCGGCCGGTTCAGCATACCGATCATGCTCGGCGCCGAGGACGCGCTGAGCGCGGGCGAGATGGCGCTCGTCCTGTGCGACACCCGCGACGACCCGCTCCGCGAGCACCACTACCTCAAGTCCCTGGTGGCCCGCCGCGTGGACGGCATCATCGTGACCGGTCGGCGTACCGAGCAGCGGGAGCCCGTCGACGTGCCGATCCCGGTCGTCTACGCGTTCAGCCCGTCCACCGATCCGCGCGACACGTCCGTGCTGGTCGACGACTCGGGCGGCGCCGCGTCGACCGTGCAGCATCTGCTGTCGCTCGGCCGCGAGCGGATCGCGCACGTCACCGGCCCGGAATCACACCTCAGCGCAAGGATCCGTGCCACGGCAACGAGCAGGGCGGCCGCCGGCGCGTTCACCGGCGAGCCGTTGTACGGCGAATGGAGCGAGCGCTGGGGCCGGCACGCGGTCGACGTACTGCTCCGGACGCATCCGGAGGTGGATGCGGTCACCTGCGGCAGCGACCAGATCGCCCGTGGCGTCTGCGACCGTCTCCGCGAGCTCGACCGCTCCGTCCCCGGAGACGTCGCGGTCACCGGCTACGACAACTGGTCGGTCATGGCGATGGCCAGCCGACCGCCACTGACGACCGTCGACATGGAACTCGAGGAGCTCGGCCGCCGTACCGCCAACCTTCTGCTCGACGCGATCGCCGGCTCCCCGCACCCCGGCCCCCTGCACCTCCCCACCCGCCTGATCCCTAGAGAGTCGACTCTCGGCACCTGA
- a CDS encoding glycoside hydrolase family 127 protein — protein MSASPETVSTVSTFRSPAATTKGRRHPLGLGQVTITGGFWAPRQARNGADAIPSGQDQLEKAGNLHNLRLAAGIGEGEAIGPVFADSDVYKWLEAAAWEYGRSLDEDLLQRIRDLTAVVAAAQREDGYLDSVVQLRYGDEGRYQQLVWSHEHYCAGHLIQAAVAQIRCTGDRALLDVAIKLADHLVATFGDDKTVDVDGHPVIEMALVELYRETGTTAYLDLAKWFVDARGHGIIERHGHSPAYFSDRVPVREATSVEGHSVRAVYLAAGAADVALETGDADLIEALKRQFDHMWSTKTYVTGGLGARWEGEAFGDEYELPPDRAYAETCAAIGGIQWAWRMLLATGEAFYADAIERMLYNGFLAGVSLSGTEYFYVNPLQLRGAAYPDTGRSPAHGRRGWFDCACCPPNIMRTLSSLDGYVATATPDAVQIHQYVAGVIKSGDAELRVETDYPWDGAVHITADAPVAVELRIPAWAVGATVNGEPVEAGGYARVEAAEIDLQLPMAPRIVAADPRIDAVRGCVALERGPLVYAVEQVDNAANVDDLHLLPEAPVARTAELLDGVTVLTAHGKAGTGHREGWPFSPDAADSTGDEVEVVAIPYYAWANREIGAMRVWLPRA, from the coding sequence ATGAGCGCTTCCCCGGAAACTGTCAGCACCGTCAGTACTTTCCGCAGCCCGGCCGCCACCACGAAGGGCCGCCGCCACCCCCTCGGACTCGGTCAGGTCACCATCACCGGTGGCTTCTGGGCGCCGCGGCAGGCCCGCAACGGCGCCGACGCGATCCCCAGCGGCCAGGACCAGCTGGAGAAGGCCGGCAATCTGCACAACCTCCGTCTCGCCGCCGGCATCGGTGAGGGCGAGGCGATCGGCCCGGTCTTCGCGGACTCCGACGTCTACAAGTGGCTCGAGGCCGCGGCGTGGGAGTACGGACGCAGCCTCGACGAGGACCTCCTCCAGCGGATCCGCGACCTGACCGCGGTGGTCGCGGCCGCGCAGCGCGAGGACGGCTATCTCGATTCGGTTGTCCAGCTCCGGTACGGCGACGAGGGCCGCTACCAGCAACTCGTCTGGAGCCACGAGCACTACTGCGCCGGCCACCTGATCCAGGCCGCCGTCGCCCAGATCCGCTGCACCGGCGACCGCGCCCTGCTCGACGTCGCGATCAAGCTCGCCGACCACCTGGTCGCGACCTTCGGCGACGACAAGACCGTCGACGTCGACGGCCACCCGGTCATCGAGATGGCCCTCGTCGAGTTGTATCGAGAAACCGGTACGACGGCGTACCTCGACCTGGCCAAGTGGTTCGTGGACGCGCGCGGCCACGGGATCATCGAGCGGCACGGCCACAGCCCGGCGTACTTTTCCGACCGTGTTCCGGTGCGCGAGGCGACCAGCGTCGAGGGCCACTCGGTCCGTGCGGTCTATCTGGCCGCCGGTGCCGCCGATGTCGCGCTGGAGACCGGCGACGCCGACCTGATCGAGGCGCTGAAGCGGCAGTTCGACCACATGTGGTCCACGAAGACTTACGTCACCGGCGGGCTGGGAGCGCGCTGGGAGGGAGAGGCGTTCGGCGACGAGTACGAGCTGCCGCCGGACCGTGCGTACGCCGAGACGTGTGCCGCGATCGGCGGGATCCAGTGGGCGTGGCGGATGCTGCTCGCGACCGGCGAGGCGTTCTACGCGGACGCCATCGAGCGGATGCTGTACAACGGTTTCCTGGCGGGCGTCTCGCTTTCCGGAACGGAGTATTTCTACGTCAATCCGTTGCAGCTGCGCGGTGCGGCGTATCCGGACACGGGCCGGAGTCCGGCGCACGGGCGGCGAGGCTGGTTCGACTGTGCGTGCTGCCCGCCGAACATCATGCGCACGCTGTCCAGCCTCGACGGGTACGTCGCGACGGCCACGCCTGATGCGGTCCAGATTCACCAGTATGTCGCGGGCGTGATCAAGAGCGGCGATGCCGAGTTGCGGGTGGAGACCGACTACCCGTGGGACGGCGCCGTGCACATCACCGCCGACGCGCCGGTCGCGGTCGAGTTGCGGATCCCGGCCTGGGCGGTCGGTGCGACGGTGAACGGTGAGCCGGTGGAGGCCGGCGGCTACGCGCGTGTCGAGGCGGCCGAAATCGACCTGCAGTTGCCGATGGCCCCCCGCATCGTGGCCGCCGATCCGCGGATCGACGCCGTGCGCGGGTGCGTGGCGCTCGAACGCGGGCCGCTGGTGTACGCGGTCGAGCAGGTCGACAACGCGGCGAATGTCGACGATCTGCATCTGTTGCCTGAGGCCCCTGTTGCGCGGACCGCGGAACTGCTGGACGGCGTGACCGTGCTGACGGCGCACGGAAAGGCCGGCACCGGGCATCGAGAGGGCTGGCCGTTCAGTCCGGATGCCGCCGACTCGACCGGCGACGAGGTCGAGGTGGTCGCGATCCCGTACTACGCGTGGGCCAACCGGGAGATCGGTGCCATGCGCGTCTGGCTGCCCAGGGCCTGA
- a CDS encoding extracellular solute-binding protein: protein MLTRRKFLGVTAAAAGGLTGAGLTSSCSSVLPEPDVQAAGFGQDATGTVQVWCRAATQSGLTDLVKKFNASQNRLTVELTPVLDAQYVTKLATAIRGRSVPDLVDIDDINSMLFIYRDAFTDLTEPLSALDFRDRLSPGHLRLATKGDRVYGVPYLADNSMFWFNTELCDRADVDPDEAVKSFGNLLDAARKLRKLGDDIYAWSFPANSPGALGFVVQPMVWAADTDLIKGTVPDQSGDIVGNDVVRQMLELHRQLWVDGLVPRANFSDDASRWGSDFRAGKIGIFPSNYSVVVSASDPAFQKKVTPRLLSGPDGGSAFFDGGDNMCIPRGARNASGAWEFVRFALDLPQQIDLPAGGYTPVRSDARTSEFATKYPLATLPLERIQEGYAPTTLSYNLLYNQPDGPWLQMFRRAVFDGELEAAMKEAQQNYDRILRQGQA, encoded by the coding sequence ATGCTCACCCGGCGGAAGTTCCTCGGCGTCACAGCCGCCGCGGCGGGTGGCTTGACCGGGGCCGGCCTCACGTCGAGCTGTAGCTCGGTCCTGCCCGAACCCGACGTGCAGGCGGCGGGTTTCGGGCAGGACGCCACCGGCACCGTGCAAGTGTGGTGCCGGGCGGCCACGCAGAGCGGCCTGACCGACCTGGTGAAGAAGTTCAACGCGTCCCAGAACCGGCTCACCGTCGAGCTGACGCCGGTTCTGGACGCGCAGTACGTGACCAAGCTGGCGACCGCGATCCGCGGCCGGAGCGTGCCGGACCTGGTCGACATCGACGACATCAACTCGATGCTGTTCATCTATCGGGACGCCTTCACCGACCTCACCGAACCGTTGTCCGCACTCGATTTCCGGGACCGGCTCAGTCCCGGCCACCTGCGGCTGGCGACGAAGGGCGACCGGGTGTACGGCGTTCCGTACCTGGCGGACAACTCGATGTTCTGGTTCAACACCGAGCTGTGCGACCGGGCGGACGTCGATCCGGACGAGGCCGTGAAGTCGTTCGGGAACCTGCTGGACGCGGCCCGGAAACTGCGGAAACTCGGCGATGACATCTACGCGTGGAGTTTCCCGGCGAACAGCCCCGGGGCGCTCGGGTTCGTCGTCCAGCCGATGGTCTGGGCGGCGGACACCGATCTGATCAAGGGAACGGTTCCCGACCAGTCCGGAGACATCGTCGGGAACGACGTGGTCCGGCAGATGCTCGAGCTGCACCGGCAGCTGTGGGTGGACGGGTTGGTGCCCAGGGCAAACTTCTCCGACGACGCGTCCCGGTGGGGCAGCGATTTCCGGGCCGGCAAGATCGGAATCTTTCCGTCGAACTACAGCGTCGTCGTGTCCGCGTCCGACCCGGCGTTCCAGAAGAAGGTCACGCCGCGCCTGCTGTCCGGGCCCGACGGTGGGTCCGCGTTCTTCGACGGCGGCGACAACATGTGCATTCCCCGAGGTGCGCGGAACGCGTCCGGCGCCTGGGAGTTCGTTCGCTTCGCGCTGGACCTGCCGCAGCAGATCGATCTGCCGGCCGGCGGCTACACACCGGTCCGCTCGGATGCGCGGACGTCCGAGTTCGCGACGAAGTACCCGTTGGCGACGCTGCCGCTGGAGCGCATCCAGGAGGGGTACGCGCCGACAACGCTTTCCTACAACCTCCTCTACAACCAGCCGGACGGGCCGTGGCTGCAGATGTTCCGCCGCGCCGTGTTCGACGGCGAGCTGGAGGCCGCCATGAAGGAAGCACAGCAGAACTACGACCGCATCCTGCGTCAGGGGCAGGCATGA
- a CDS encoding carbohydrate ABC transporter permease: MSTAVRDARRVQTGRRRSAPVRGGVGRGSLTHPSRTGLLLVTPAVLFVAVFVLVPLAFALVISLTNWPLIGTVKFSGLKNYGAIVSDAAFAKSVLYTLLYTVIVTGPILVLGYALAVLVRRKRRGSTLLRTVFFLPFVVGLSTLSFVTVLEAQPDSGVINIVLRELGITDGTTAWLVDGPLATGLICVLVVWAVSGLTMMLLMAGMQAIPREYYESAALDGAGWWKQEREITIPILRRTIAMAVIISVIGSLLAFSQFYILTRGGPGTDTTTVVQYIYNRAFVQLQLGAATALSIVLVIVVGLVTAAQFRLLREKD; the protein is encoded by the coding sequence ATGAGTACCGCGGTGCGAGACGCGCGCCGCGTGCAGACCGGGCGGCGCAGGTCGGCCCCGGTACGAGGCGGGGTGGGCCGTGGCTCGCTCACGCATCCCTCCCGGACCGGGCTGCTCCTGGTGACGCCCGCCGTGTTGTTCGTCGCCGTCTTCGTCCTGGTGCCGCTGGCCTTCGCGCTGGTGATCTCGCTGACCAACTGGCCGTTGATCGGGACGGTGAAGTTCAGCGGGCTGAAGAACTACGGGGCGATCGTCTCCGACGCGGCGTTCGCCAAGTCCGTCCTCTACACGTTGCTCTACACGGTCATCGTGACCGGGCCGATCCTGGTGCTCGGCTACGCGCTCGCCGTCCTGGTCCGCCGGAAACGGCGCGGCTCCACGCTGCTGCGGACGGTGTTCTTCCTGCCGTTCGTCGTCGGACTGTCCACGCTCAGCTTCGTGACGGTCCTGGAGGCGCAACCGGACAGCGGCGTGATCAACATCGTGCTCCGCGAGCTCGGGATCACCGACGGTACGACGGCCTGGCTGGTGGACGGGCCGCTCGCCACCGGACTGATCTGCGTGCTGGTCGTGTGGGCCGTCAGCGGGCTCACCATGATGCTGCTGATGGCCGGCATGCAGGCGATCCCGCGCGAGTACTACGAGTCGGCCGCGCTGGACGGTGCCGGTTGGTGGAAACAGGAACGCGAGATCACGATCCCGATCCTGCGCCGGACGATCGCGATGGCGGTGATCATCTCGGTGATCGGCTCGCTGCTCGCGTTCTCGCAGTTCTACATCCTCACCCGCGGCGGTCCGGGGACTGACACCACCACGGTCGTCCAGTACATCTACAACCGGGCGTTCGTCCAGCTGCAGCTCGGTGCGGCCACCGCGCTGTCGATCGTCCTGGTGATCGTGGTCGGGCTCGTCACCGCCGCCCAGTTCCGCCTGCTCCGGGAGAAGGACTGA
- a CDS encoding carbohydrate ABC transporter permease: MRLKNTFYVIGGGGAFLVFAVPLLWALFRSVQPNDVIVAAPDGSTFFQLTWDNFRTLIEGPGNLVRAVGNSLIVALSTAVLTALLATLAGYGFARFRFRSGPVLFALVVVSMMIPFQAILTPLYLELNVLRLTDSLLGLVLFYTTVNLPFGVFVMRNSFSSVPVELEDSAHVDGCGTFRMLGSVLRPLITPGAATVALYAFLAAWTEFLGALTFLTKDELYTLPVALVNVQAGAYGEVNFGSLVAGAVIAMIPCVVLYVGLQRFYVSGLASGAVKG; this comes from the coding sequence ATGCGACTCAAGAACACGTTTTACGTGATCGGCGGTGGCGGTGCGTTCCTGGTCTTCGCCGTACCGTTGCTGTGGGCCCTTTTCCGGTCGGTGCAGCCGAACGACGTGATCGTCGCGGCACCGGACGGATCGACGTTCTTCCAGCTCACCTGGGACAATTTCCGGACGTTGATCGAGGGGCCCGGAAACCTGGTCCGGGCGGTCGGAAACAGTCTGATCGTCGCCCTGAGTACCGCCGTACTGACGGCACTGCTCGCCACGCTGGCCGGGTACGGGTTCGCGCGGTTCCGGTTCCGGAGCGGGCCGGTGCTGTTCGCGCTCGTGGTGGTGTCGATGATGATCCCGTTCCAGGCGATCCTGACGCCGCTGTACCTGGAGCTGAACGTCCTGCGGTTGACGGACAGTCTGCTCGGGCTGGTGCTGTTCTACACCACGGTCAATCTGCCGTTCGGGGTCTTCGTGATGCGGAACTCGTTTTCGTCGGTACCGGTGGAACTCGAGGATTCCGCGCATGTCGACGGTTGCGGAACGTTCCGGATGCTCGGATCCGTCTTGCGGCCGCTGATCACGCCGGGCGCGGCGACCGTCGCGCTGTACGCGTTCCTGGCGGCCTGGACCGAGTTCCTCGGCGCGCTCACGTTCCTGACCAAGGACGAGCTCTACACACTCCCGGTCGCACTCGTGAACGTCCAGGCGGGAGCGTACGGCGAGGTCAACTTCGGCTCACTCGTCGCCGGGGCGGTGATCGCGATGATCCCGTGCGTCGTTCTGTACGTAGGCCTCCAACGCTTCTACGTCTCAGGCCTCGCCTCCGGAGCCGTCAAAGGCTAG
- a CDS encoding TerC/Alx family metal homeostasis membrane protein, with protein MTVSPLVWALTLLGIVGLLLFDYFFHVRSAHVPTLREAAIWSAVYVGIALLFGLGTLVLGGTAMGSEYFAGYITEKALSVDNLFVFLIIMTGFRVPRENQQKVVLVGIVVSLIARAGFIFVGSALLNTFSWVFYLFGIALLLTAGNMLKPETEESHQAQNLVVRLSRRLFRTSEEYDGDRLTTMVDGRRMLTPMVLVMVAIGATDLMFALDSIPAIFGLTQSVYVVFTATAFSLLGLRQLFFLLDGLLDRLIYLSFGLAAILAFIGAKLILHALHENNLPFVNDGEHVEVAEIGTGLSLIVILAVLLITILASLFSTRGRTQTAMAHIRRDATAYLNPDYTDDPAERERVFQRLLRARDHITELGPKAKQQVRNEADLMDLCRQVGEAHAEAHTDHPIRPSL; from the coding sequence GTGACGGTGTCGCCGCTGGTCTGGGCGCTGACGTTGCTGGGGATCGTCGGCCTGTTGCTGTTCGACTACTTCTTCCATGTCCGGTCGGCGCATGTGCCGACGCTCCGCGAGGCCGCGATCTGGTCCGCGGTGTACGTCGGGATCGCGCTCCTGTTCGGGCTCGGGACCCTCGTGCTCGGCGGTACCGCGATGGGCTCGGAGTACTTCGCCGGCTACATCACCGAGAAAGCGTTGTCGGTCGACAACCTGTTCGTGTTCCTGATCATCATGACCGGTTTCCGGGTACCGCGGGAAAACCAGCAGAAAGTTGTGCTGGTCGGGATCGTGGTCAGCCTGATCGCCCGAGCCGGCTTCATCTTCGTCGGATCGGCGTTGCTGAACACGTTTTCCTGGGTGTTCTACCTGTTCGGGATCGCGCTCCTGCTGACAGCCGGAAACATGCTCAAGCCGGAGACCGAGGAGTCCCACCAGGCACAGAACCTCGTCGTCCGGCTGAGCCGCAGGCTGTTCCGGACCTCGGAGGAGTACGACGGGGACCGGCTGACCACCATGGTCGACGGCCGCCGGATGCTGACGCCGATGGTGCTGGTGATGGTCGCGATCGGCGCCACCGACCTGATGTTCGCACTGGACTCGATCCCGGCGATCTTCGGACTGACCCAGAGCGTGTACGTCGTGTTCACCGCGACCGCGTTCAGCCTGCTCGGCCTGCGGCAACTGTTCTTCCTGCTCGACGGACTGCTCGACCGGCTGATCTACCTGTCGTTCGGACTGGCAGCGATCCTCGCGTTCATCGGCGCCAAGCTGATCCTGCACGCACTGCACGAGAACAACCTGCCGTTCGTGAACGACGGCGAGCACGTCGAGGTGGCGGAGATCGGCACCGGCCTCTCCCTGATCGTGATCCTCGCCGTCCTGCTGATTACGATCCTCGCGTCGCTGTTCAGCACCCGCGGCCGGACCCAGACCGCGATGGCCCACATCCGCCGCGACGCGACGGCGTACCTCAACCCGGACTACACCGACGACCCGGCCGAACGCGAGCGCGTCTTCCAGCGACTGCTACGCGCCCGCGACCACATCACCGAACTCGGCCCCAAGGCCAAACAGCAGGTCCGCAACGAGGCAGACCTGATGGACCTCTGCCGCCAGGTAGGCGAAGCCCACGCCGAAGCCCACACGGACCACCCCATCCGCCCCAGCCTCTGA
- a CDS encoding TetR/AcrR family transcriptional regulator, producing the protein MAGGLRERKKQETRIALSWAAVRLAVERGYGNVRIEDIAAEAGVSLRTFRNYFDSKADAIAAREVDRSLRIAEELRARPADEPLWTAVRTAIEKHFALGEEGHGGRRPPDEQWLAGIRLMMTEPALQGAVVRASARAGDELAAAVADRTGTSGMYPRLVAEVIGATRAVVMAEWLRADPPRSIADLLSSALDQVEAGLPVPE; encoded by the coding sequence ATGGCCGGCGGCTTGCGGGAGCGGAAGAAGCAGGAAACGCGGATCGCGTTGAGCTGGGCCGCGGTTCGGCTCGCGGTCGAGCGAGGGTACGGAAACGTGCGGATCGAGGACATCGCCGCAGAGGCCGGTGTCTCGTTGCGGACGTTCCGGAACTACTTCGACAGCAAGGCGGACGCGATCGCCGCGCGCGAGGTGGATCGCAGCCTGCGGATCGCCGAGGAGCTCCGGGCGCGGCCTGCCGACGAGCCGTTGTGGACGGCGGTTCGGACGGCGATCGAGAAGCACTTCGCGCTCGGCGAGGAGGGCCACGGCGGGCGGCGGCCGCCGGACGAGCAGTGGCTCGCCGGGATCCGGTTGATGATGACCGAGCCGGCGCTGCAGGGGGCGGTCGTGCGGGCCTCTGCCCGGGCCGGTGACGAGCTGGCGGCCGCGGTCGCCGACCGCACCGGGACCTCGGGGATGTACCCGCGGCTGGTCGCGGAGGTCATCGGCGCGACCCGCGCGGTCGTGATGGCCGAATGGCTGCGCGCCGATCCGCCGCGGTCGATCGCCGACCTGCTGTCGTCGGCGCTCGACCAGGTCGAAGCCGGCCTGCCCGTCCCCGAATAG
- a CDS encoding FAD-dependent monooxygenase: MDAEVVIAGAGPNGLMLASELLLAGVRPIVLEKLPERSTVPRANGLVGQVVRMLDRRGLYERLSGTAGAPRPAPAFVFGAMPLRLDVLEDNPVYLLPVPQVRIEEVLEERALELGAEIRRGHELLGFTQDSDGVTVTLSGPDGEYQLRTGYLVGADGGHSRTRKLAGIEFPGVTNDSMVSRTGSAAVPPEYVEDGLLKIPGYGVVPPFAHQRTERGMFVWAPFPDRLPAISTGEWDAPADAEMTFAELQESTDRVLGVHLPLVEPAGDGVRQLRRVVGGNSRLASRFRSGRVLLVGDAAHVHSAIGGPGLNLGLQDAVNLGWKLAAEVRGWASPGLLDTYESERRPVGERVVMRTQAQSALIAPGNDVTAFRKLFAEFLEDPGNVRRVAELISGADIRYGAGAHPLVGRWAPDLMVGDVRLAEVMRSGRPLLVDLTPSARFAGTPVPEHVQVVAGRGDRPIALLVRPDGYVAWAAEDEATERIGDAGRGGDAGRGGDAWHGGDAWSGGDAGQSGDAGQSGDAGQSGNGGVAGLREALGRWFQARPLTSATR; this comes from the coding sequence ATGGACGCTGAAGTGGTCATTGCCGGGGCCGGCCCGAACGGTCTCATGCTCGCGAGTGAGCTGTTGCTGGCCGGAGTGCGGCCGATCGTGCTCGAGAAACTTCCGGAACGCAGTACGGTGCCGCGGGCGAACGGACTGGTCGGCCAGGTCGTGCGGATGCTCGATCGGCGCGGTCTGTACGAGCGCTTGAGCGGTACGGCGGGAGCGCCGCGGCCGGCACCGGCATTCGTGTTCGGTGCGATGCCGCTGCGGCTCGACGTACTCGAAGACAACCCGGTGTATCTGCTCCCGGTTCCGCAGGTGCGGATCGAGGAAGTGCTGGAGGAGCGGGCGCTGGAGCTCGGGGCGGAAATCCGGCGCGGTCACGAGCTGCTCGGGTTCACGCAGGACTCGGACGGGGTCACGGTCACGTTGTCCGGGCCGGACGGTGAGTATCAGCTGCGGACCGGGTACCTCGTCGGCGCGGACGGCGGACACAGCCGGACGCGGAAACTGGCCGGAATCGAGTTTCCTGGTGTCACCAACGATTCGATGGTGTCGCGGACCGGGAGCGCGGCGGTGCCGCCGGAGTACGTCGAGGACGGTCTGCTGAAGATTCCGGGGTACGGCGTGGTGCCGCCGTTCGCGCATCAGCGGACGGAACGCGGAATGTTCGTCTGGGCGCCGTTTCCGGATCGGCTGCCGGCGATCAGTACGGGGGAGTGGGACGCGCCGGCGGATGCGGAAATGACGTTCGCGGAACTGCAGGAAAGTACTGATCGGGTGCTTGGTGTCCATCTGCCGCTGGTGGAGCCGGCGGGGGACGGCGTGCGGCAGTTGCGGCGGGTGGTGGGCGGAAACAGCCGGTTGGCGTCACGTTTCCGTTCCGGGCGGGTGTTGCTTGTCGGTGATGCCGCGCATGTGCATTCCGCGATCGGGGGTCCGGGGCTGAACCTCGGGCTGCAGGACGCGGTCAATCTGGGGTGGAAACTGGCGGCGGAGGTGCGCGGCTGGGCGTCGCCGGGGTTGCTCGACACGTACGAGTCCGAGCGGCGGCCGGTGGGTGAGCGGGTGGTGATGCGCACGCAGGCACAGTCCGCATTGATTGCTCCCGGCAACGATGTGACGGCCTTCCGGAAACTGTTCGCGGAGTTTCTGGAGGATCCCGGAAACGTGCGGCGGGTTGCGGAACTGATTTCCGGCGCGGACATCCGGTACGGCGCGGGTGCGCATCCGCTGGTCGGTCGTTGGGCGCCGGATCTGATGGTGGGTGACGTGCGGTTGGCCGAGGTGATGCGGTCGGGGCGTCCGCTGCTGGTCGATCTCACGCCGTCGGCGAGGTTCGCCGGAACGCCTGTTCCGGAACATGTGCAGGTGGTCGCCGGCCGCGGCGATCGCCCGATCGCGCTCCTTGTTCGTCCGGACGGTTACGTCGCCTGGGCCGCCGAGGACGAGGCCACCGAGCGGATCGGGGATGCCGGGCGGGGTGGGGACGCGGGGCGCGGTGGGGATGCCTGGCACGGTGGGGATGCCTGGAGCGGTGGGGATGCGGGGCAGTCAGGGGATGCCGGGCAGTCAGGGGATGCCGGGCAATCTGGGAATGGTGGCGTGGCAGGGTTGCGGGAGGCGTTGGGGCGGTGGTTTCAGGCGCGGCCTTTGACCAGTGCGACCAGGTAG
- a CDS encoding helix-turn-helix domain-containing protein, giving the protein MIDDLSRSLAATVQQARVAQDLSVNALAERSGVSRAMIGKIERGEAQPTAVLLGKLSGALGMTLSELVARAENTGDLLRRADEQPVWTDPVTGYHRRAVSPVTDGPLELVEVELPPGASVSYPADAYIFKYQQLWILDGNLRFHEGSQVHELHVGDCLQLGPPSPTMFHNPGTTPCRYLVALVKGRA; this is encoded by the coding sequence GTGATTGATGATCTGTCGCGTTCGCTGGCGGCGACTGTGCAGCAGGCGCGGGTCGCCCAGGACCTGTCCGTGAACGCGCTTGCGGAACGGTCGGGCGTTTCCCGCGCCATGATCGGAAAGATCGAGCGCGGCGAGGCGCAGCCCACCGCCGTACTGCTGGGGAAACTCTCCGGCGCGCTCGGTATGACGTTGTCCGAACTGGTCGCCCGCGCGGAGAACACGGGTGATCTGCTCCGCCGGGCGGACGAGCAGCCGGTGTGGACGGACCCGGTCACCGGGTACCACCGCCGCGCGGTGTCCCCGGTGACCGACGGGCCACTGGAACTGGTCGAGGTGGAACTGCCGCCGGGCGCGTCCGTCTCGTATCCGGCGGACGCGTACATCTTCAAGTACCAGCAACTCTGGATCCTCGACGGAAACCTCCGTTTCCACGAGGGCTCCCAGGTCCACGAACTGCACGTCGGCGACTGCCTGCAACTCGGCCCACCGTCACCCACAATGTTCCACAATCCGGGTACGACGCCCTGCCGCTACCTGGTCGCACTGGTCAAAGGCCGCGCCTGA
- a CDS encoding GNAT family N-acetyltransferase: protein MSKVRDASAADAAACAAIYAPYVTGTAITFELDPPTVDEMAERIAKAQSTHAWLVLEDDDQVVGYAYAGPMKPRPAYRWSCEVSVYVAPTHHGTGAGRTLYNALFDRLSQRGYRTAVAGVTLPNPASEALHKSLGFDPIGTYRDIGWKLDSWHSVAWSQRPLAKQTDPPEEPC, encoded by the coding sequence ATGAGCAAGGTCAGAGACGCCTCGGCGGCGGACGCCGCGGCCTGCGCGGCGATCTACGCGCCCTACGTCACCGGTACGGCGATCACGTTCGAACTCGATCCGCCGACGGTCGACGAGATGGCCGAACGGATCGCCAAGGCCCAGTCCACCCACGCCTGGCTGGTCCTCGAGGACGACGATCAGGTCGTCGGCTACGCGTACGCGGGCCCGATGAAGCCCCGCCCGGCCTACCGCTGGTCCTGCGAAGTCAGCGTCTACGTAGCCCCCACCCATCACGGCACTGGCGCCGGCCGCACGCTCTACAACGCGCTGTTCGACCGCCTGTCCCAGCGCGGCTACCGCACGGCCGTGGCCGGCGTGACTCTCCCCAACCCCGCCAGCGAGGCCCTGCACAAGTCCCTCGGCTTCGATCCCATCGGCACCTACCGCGACATCGGCTGGAAACTCGACAGCTGGCACTCCGTCGCCTGGTCCCAACGACCACTCGCCAAGCAGACGGATCCGCCCGAAGAACCCTGCTGA